The following are encoded together in the Nitrosopumilus sp. b3 genome:
- a CDS encoding tetratricopeptide repeat protein, with protein MSANSALVKFKMVNGLIGSILEENKVSYRTLFPKLPQIDTEVRSKVEKLLESRERIKDDIDGDDDFEDFTDDLNLANYFLACRKFSDALRYYESALVKNPQSYSALCNKGLCLFKLSKLDDAITCYNEALSTYKNIPEAFFMKGKIMYAKQDFAEAVKHFQRALDLESENIDTKFYLAKSLVKMGNIQNGVEVLEGILEDHDHVDSLLLLGQTFLNQNEHQKAIVYLNKLEEISPNHIEAHLLLGKAHVSVENYNEAIIHFEKILNKTPNHIEAHLLLGKTNMEISNPNEAMSNFEKILEISPNHKDALNYKIQLLEKSGKLDDAIECCDQLVESTSEPRDQLLKKGILLFNNNKSSNALSIFNEILGKTKTNNVALIYKAKIFEQKQEFQEALLCIENILKSDPENTEALEKAAEISLKVGNYEKGLAYTNQLLTKSSSDVILERKSHLLSILGRHEEAGQICMELIKNNKTNAQTLYELGKIHLILNNFEKAVDFFDRAISICPMNSKIILKKSMACFSQQKYDDAILCLEQIPETDTLYNYAQFEKSKIQMLQGNTKQAIEILSKVVKTNDVFKLIASNEVIFESISNMFEFKELLK; from the coding sequence ATGTCTGCAAATTCTGCATTGGTTAAATTTAAGATGGTAAATGGACTAATTGGCAGTATTTTGGAGGAAAATAAGGTCTCATATAGAACATTATTTCCAAAATTACCTCAAATTGATACAGAGGTAAGATCAAAAGTTGAGAAGTTGTTAGAATCAAGAGAGAGGATCAAAGACGATATTGATGGAGATGATGATTTTGAAGATTTTACAGATGACCTAAATCTTGCTAATTATTTTCTTGCATGCAGGAAATTTTCAGATGCATTAAGGTATTATGAAAGTGCATTAGTAAAAAACCCCCAGTCATATTCAGCATTATGTAATAAGGGCCTTTGTCTCTTTAAACTGTCAAAATTAGATGATGCGATTACATGTTATAATGAGGCTTTATCTACTTACAAAAATATTCCAGAGGCATTTTTTATGAAAGGCAAAATAATGTATGCAAAACAAGATTTTGCCGAGGCAGTAAAACATTTTCAGAGGGCATTAGATTTAGAATCAGAAAATATAGATACGAAATTCTATCTAGCAAAATCACTTGTGAAAATGGGAAATATTCAAAATGGTGTTGAAGTATTAGAGGGAATTCTTGAAGATCATGATCATGTAGATTCATTATTATTATTGGGTCAAACTTTCTTAAATCAAAATGAGCATCAAAAAGCAATAGTATATTTGAATAAACTTGAAGAAATTTCACCAAATCATATAGAGGCACATCTACTTTTAGGCAAGGCACATGTTTCAGTAGAAAATTATAATGAAGCAATCATACATTTTGAAAAAATATTGAATAAAACACCAAATCATATAGAGGCACATCTACTTTTAGGCAAAACTAACATGGAGATTAGTAATCCTAATGAAGCAATGTCAAATTTTGAAAAAATTTTAGAGATTTCTCCAAACCATAAGGATGCATTGAATTACAAAATTCAATTATTAGAAAAAAGTGGAAAATTAGATGACGCAATAGAGTGTTGTGACCAACTGGTAGAATCAACATCAGAACCAAGAGATCAATTGTTGAAGAAAGGAATTTTATTATTTAACAATAATAAATCTTCCAATGCACTAAGTATTTTTAATGAGATTTTAGGAAAAACTAAAACCAACAATGTTGCGCTAATTTACAAAGCTAAAATCTTTGAGCAAAAACAGGAATTTCAGGAGGCTCTTCTATGTATAGAGAACATATTAAAATCAGATCCTGAAAACACAGAAGCTCTAGAGAAGGCTGCGGAAATTTCATTAAAAGTTGGGAATTATGAGAAGGGATTAGCATATACAAATCAGTTATTAACAAAATCATCATCTGATGTAATTTTAGAAAGAAAATCACATCTTTTATCAATTCTAGGTCGTCATGAAGAGGCAGGGCAAATTTGCATGGAATTAATTAAAAACAACAAAACAAATGCTCAAACATTATACGAATTAGGCAAAATTCACCTTATTTTAAATAATTTTGAGAAAGCAGTGGATTTTTTTGATAGAGCAATAAGCATTTGTCCCATGAATTCTAAAATAATTTTAAAGAAATCAATGGCATGTTTTTCCCAACAAAAATATGATGATGCTATTCTTTGTTTAGAGCAAATTCCAGAAACAGATACTCTTTACAATTACGCACAATTTGAAAAATCAAAAATTCAAATGCTCCAAGGAAATACAAAACAGGCAATTGAAATTTTATCTAAGGTAGTTAAAACCAATGATGTATTCAAACTAATAGCATCAAATGAAGTAATTTTTGAAAGTATATCTAATATGTTTGAGTTTAAAGAATTATTAAAATAA
- a CDS encoding Ig-like domain-containing protein, whose protein sequence is MKSILFGILFLLSITIIDNSFAIVNDYDLEYDLLPKKIHENDVVTLEVYNSHGEQVSLEKIQNLKVESLDKSVIDVIDLEKKHSYKTIVKLKAYGEGETILYVFTEGSKSLEIPIEVYGNNIPNKLSLNLFPDVFEIGENNQGILSVLLTDDSGIPTRADKDYLIKLSTSKPGVVSFSESNIFIPQGEFETKQTFRVDKEGVITISAKSGDLESSELLTVEESTEKEIQIYVIPKDISSSNTSSGHLIAQLFSEGSLIKATEDITLYFEIESSTDSETINTSTDANSINPKGYFQIKKGQTYGHELFSIQKGETDSYTITVTSQNPLIIVEDTFDTIDVELYGNKNVKFEPLAVLSDGSRQLIGVIYLEDENGHPVTADRDIVVPFTTSDKSISIENSIIKKGFESSLVYGNMGYFVPTDSDIAPNIPNAEVVTLDIHGYEEDSVSLKTFVSTDHFLKGEQHWILVYMESSDGLFQIPLEQQIEISNSDIFIVDTENIQTYPYFTLIPITAIDSGDEDLVINIDNFETSISLSSISSKPDSLILDYPEKLFNGVKDTFVLQILDSQSLPVKIDYGVDVKIFSSDRSILDFPKNVTLSHQSSFIQLDLTPKSSGTVEVTFISEGLPILTEEIEIEEITPTLEITSADIVEAGDSFLVSIIAKQNGLPLQNAPVIWEFEGGFATISDGSTGPTGEAMASIISTSGESVKILASINGPIQSAFASKIVKVNATTMSITEESDDTFKKPDVGGFDPILILVPAIIIGMVLYMKKKSK, encoded by the coding sequence TTGAAATCTATACTATTTGGAATACTATTTTTGTTGTCTATCACAATTATAGATAATTCGTTTGCCATTGTAAATGATTATGATTTAGAATATGATTTACTGCCAAAAAAAATTCATGAAAATGATGTAGTTACTTTGGAAGTTTATAATTCTCATGGTGAACAAGTTTCATTAGAGAAAATCCAAAATCTAAAAGTAGAATCTCTTGATAAATCCGTAATTGATGTAATTGATTTAGAAAAAAAACATTCGTACAAAACTATAGTGAAATTAAAGGCTTATGGAGAAGGTGAAACAATCCTCTATGTTTTTACTGAAGGCTCCAAATCATTGGAAATCCCTATTGAGGTATATGGGAACAATATTCCGAATAAACTTTCTCTAAATTTATTTCCAGATGTATTTGAAATAGGTGAAAATAATCAAGGTATTTTATCTGTTTTACTAACTGATGATAGTGGAATTCCGACAAGAGCAGATAAAGACTATCTGATAAAACTGAGTACTTCAAAACCTGGAGTTGTTTCCTTTTCTGAATCAAACATATTCATCCCTCAAGGTGAATTTGAAACTAAACAAACTTTTAGAGTAGATAAAGAAGGGGTTATTACCATATCTGCAAAGTCAGGTGATCTTGAGTCTTCTGAATTATTGACAGTTGAAGAATCAACTGAAAAAGAAATTCAAATATATGTGATTCCTAAAGATATCAGTTCTTCAAATACTTCAAGTGGCCATTTAATTGCACAGTTATTTTCAGAAGGATCTCTGATTAAGGCAACAGAGGATATTACCCTTTACTTTGAAATTGAGAGTTCAACTGACTCTGAAACCATTAACACAAGTACAGATGCAAATTCAATAAATCCTAAAGGATATTTTCAAATTAAAAAAGGACAGACCTATGGGCACGAATTATTCTCAATTCAAAAAGGTGAGACTGATTCCTATACAATTACAGTGACTTCGCAAAACCCGTTAATTATAGTTGAAGATACTTTTGATACAATTGATGTTGAACTATATGGAAACAAAAATGTAAAATTTGAACCCTTAGCTGTTCTTTCCGATGGTTCAAGACAATTAATTGGAGTTATTTATCTGGAAGATGAAAATGGTCATCCTGTAACTGCTGATAGAGACATTGTGGTACCATTTACCACATCTGATAAATCAATATCAATTGAAAACTCAATAATAAAAAAAGGATTTGAATCTTCTTTGGTGTATGGAAATATGGGATATTTTGTCCCTACTGATTCTGACATTGCCCCAAATATTCCTAATGCGGAAGTTGTTACATTGGATATTCATGGATATGAAGAAGATTCTGTATCGCTGAAGACTTTTGTGTCTACGGATCATTTTCTAAAAGGTGAACAACATTGGATTCTTGTTTATATGGAATCTTCTGATGGGTTATTCCAAATACCCTTAGAACAACAAATAGAAATTTCCAACTCTGACATCTTTATAGTGGATACAGAAAATATTCAAACTTATCCCTACTTTACTCTAATTCCTATCACAGCAATTGATTCAGGGGATGAAGATTTGGTAATTAATATTGACAACTTTGAAACTAGCATTTCTCTTTCAAGTATTTCATCAAAACCTGATTCCTTGATCCTTGATTACCCAGAAAAACTATTCAACGGAGTAAAAGATACATTTGTTTTACAAATTTTAGATTCCCAATCATTACCTGTGAAAATAGATTATGGTGTTGATGTCAAAATATTTTCCTCAGATCGTTCCATACTTGATTTCCCAAAAAATGTGACTCTGTCTCATCAATCTAGTTTCATACAGTTAGATTTAACACCAAAATCATCTGGAACCGTTGAAGTTACTTTCATTTCTGAAGGATTACCAATACTTACAGAGGAGATCGAAATTGAAGAAATCACTCCTACGCTAGAAATTACAAGTGCTGATATTGTTGAAGCGGGAGATTCTTTTCTTGTATCTATAATCGCAAAACAAAATGGACTTCCTCTACAAAATGCCCCTGTCATATGGGAATTTGAAGGTGGATTTGCAACTATCAGTGATGGTTCTACAGGTCCGACTGGGGAGGCTATGGCATCAATCATTTCTACATCTGGTGAGTCTGTTAAGATTTTAGCAAGTATTAATGGTCCTATTCAATCTGCATTTGCCTCCAAAATTGTCAAAGTTAATGCAACAACTATGAGTATCACTGAAGAATCAGATGACACATTTAAAAAACCAGATGTTGGTGGTTTTGATCCTATATTGATACTAGTTCCAGCAATAATTATTGGAATGGTATTATACATGAAGAAAAAATCAAAGTAA
- a CDS encoding matrixin family metalloprotease, whose translation MGNYLKFKEFMHFNRSKLKSSKKVSKIKHQKSILVLQIGILIFFGGYFTGLPTSSGENEELLNSIGLFNSEHIVENLRGDSISLSKYWRLPQGTTLSVNILNPVSISDETISIIKESIVSTEKIDIEDSLLHKGPQNSFSNYYVGWAGALENTGDTKIPIPKNFEVLNSQQSNGDIVVILSNIKDRSGNTGYTKTILEGDEIVKAFITIYDVDSLSNTQLGTIMRHEFGHAIGLGHSTAPEDLMAPTIDMTYPYISECNIDAIVDLYNEDSDGTTICEK comes from the coding sequence GTGGGAAATTATTTAAAATTTAAAGAATTTATGCACTTTAATCGTTCAAAACTAAAATCTTCAAAAAAAGTATCTAAAATAAAACATCAAAAATCTATACTTGTATTACAAATTGGGATATTGATTTTTTTTGGAGGTTATTTTACAGGACTACCTACATCTTCTGGTGAAAATGAAGAATTACTGAATTCTATTGGTTTGTTTAATTCTGAGCATATTGTTGAAAATTTAAGAGGGGATTCAATAAGTCTCTCAAAATATTGGAGACTTCCTCAAGGGACGACTCTTAGCGTCAATATACTTAACCCCGTTTCAATTTCTGATGAAACTATTTCAATTATTAAAGAATCAATCGTGTCTACTGAAAAAATTGATATTGAAGATTCATTATTACATAAAGGGCCGCAAAATTCGTTTTCAAATTATTATGTTGGTTGGGCAGGAGCTCTTGAAAATACTGGAGATACAAAAATTCCTATTCCTAAAAATTTTGAAGTTTTAAACTCACAACAATCAAATGGTGATATTGTAGTGATTCTTTCAAATATTAAAGATCGTTCTGGAAATACTGGTTATACAAAAACAATTCTTGAAGGAGATGAAATTGTCAAAGCATTCATTACAATTTATGATGTTGACTCTCTTTCAAATACACAACTTGGAACAATAATGAGACATGAATTTGGTCATGCAATTGGATTGGGTCACTCTACTGCCCCTGAAGATCTCATGGCTCCCACTATTGATATGACTTACCCATATATTTCCGAATGTAATATTGATGCTATTGTTGATTTGTATAATGAAGATTCCGATGGAACAACAATTTGTGAAAAATGA
- a CDS encoding response regulator, with protein sequence MVKKLLIAEDNKFTAMQYKKFFEANGYDVDIFNNGLICFQKFENELRYKKIVLKDKTPPYDYVMLDQDMPKMTGSEVSEKIHKQCPRQRIIFLSAYGQNIMQSNESTKDSYLQIMQKPFSLEFLLNKITPKSFSSIKRSSQENNLLTATQSPETIR encoded by the coding sequence ATGGTCAAGAAATTATTAATTGCAGAAGATAACAAGTTTACTGCAATGCAATATAAAAAATTCTTTGAAGCAAATGGTTATGATGTTGACATTTTTAATAATGGTCTTATTTGTTTTCAAAAATTTGAAAATGAGTTAAGATATAAGAAAATTGTATTAAAAGACAAAACCCCCCCATATGATTATGTAATGCTTGATCAGGATATGCCAAAAATGACTGGTTCAGAGGTTTCTGAAAAGATCCATAAACAATGTCCGAGACAACGAATAATTTTCTTATCTGCTTATGGTCAGAACATCATGCAATCAAATGAAAGCACAAAGGATTCATATCTTCAGATAATGCAAAAGCCTTTTTCTTTGGAATTCTTGTTAAACAAAATTACTCCTAAATCATTTTCTAGTATTAAAAGATCTAGTCAAGAAAATAATTTGTTAACTGCTACTCAAAGCCCGGAAACAATCAGGTAA
- a CDS encoding ATP-binding protein has protein sequence MKKEIINGEDRERDLLEINLRKAIDESSIVTVMSKDGIITHVNEKFCRVSGYSEKEIIGTSLLALRSGIHTIEYYDELWATISKGEVWRGEICNQRKNGEMFWNIATIVPIKNSNDEIFEYIAIRFDITDQKVEENRMKEAMDKLQKSNEIIEEQSKKLTKQDKLVTIGELAARLSHDIRNPLSIIRVSLENLKMMYGKNESETKHFDRVERAIDRISHQIDDVLGFIRKEPFRFEKAQMSEVISDALDSINLPDRIYFEISKNDFEFTCDKKRLAVAISNLILNAIQAIEGKGTIEINYDERIEEIIIKIKDSGKGIPSDLIEDIFEPLFTTKQQGTGLGLASVKSIITGHDGRLFVTSSPTVFTIKIPKKDTFNSQP, from the coding sequence ATGAAAAAAGAAATAATAAATGGTGAGGATAGAGAGAGAGATCTTTTAGAAATAAATCTAAGAAAAGCAATAGATGAATCATCAATTGTTACAGTAATGAGCAAAGACGGCATCATCACACATGTAAATGAAAAATTTTGTAGGGTTTCTGGTTATTCTGAAAAAGAAATTATTGGAACAAGTTTGTTAGCATTGCGAAGTGGAATACACACAATAGAATATTATGATGAATTATGGGCAACCATTTCAAAAGGTGAAGTATGGAGAGGAGAAATATGCAATCAAAGAAAAAATGGAGAAATGTTTTGGAATATTGCAACAATAGTACCAATCAAAAATAGTAATGATGAAATTTTTGAATATATTGCAATACGTTTTGATATAACAGATCAAAAAGTAGAGGAAAATAGAATGAAAGAAGCAATGGATAAATTACAAAAATCAAATGAGATTATTGAAGAGCAATCAAAGAAGTTAACCAAACAGGATAAATTAGTTACAATAGGAGAACTTGCAGCAAGACTATCCCACGATATAAGAAATCCACTTTCTATAATCAGAGTTTCACTTGAAAATCTCAAAATGATGTACGGTAAAAACGAATCCGAAACCAAACATTTTGACAGAGTGGAGAGAGCCATAGATAGAATTTCTCATCAGATAGATGATGTGTTAGGATTTATTAGAAAAGAGCCTTTCAGATTTGAAAAAGCACAGATGTCAGAAGTAATTTCTGATGCACTAGATTCAATCAATCTCCCAGATAGAATTTATTTTGAAATTTCAAAAAATGATTTTGAATTTACATGTGATAAAAAACGACTAGCAGTTGCAATTAGTAATTTAATTTTAAATGCGATTCAAGCAATTGAAGGAAAAGGTACCATTGAAATTAATTACGATGAGAGAATAGAAGAGATAATTATCAAGATAAAGGATTCAGGAAAAGGGATTCCAAGTGATTTAATCGAAGATATCTTTGAGCCGTTATTCACAACAAAACAACAAGGAACGGGATTGGGACTAGCAAGTGTTAAATCAATCATAACAGGTCATGATGGAAGATTATTTGTTACATCATCCCCAACAGTCTTTACAATAAAAATACCAAAAAAAGATACATTCAACTCTCAGCCTTAA
- a CDS encoding DUF1059 domain-containing protein, which produces MVKISCNNYGYDCSFEINGNTDEVIKKYQKHSFDEHGIEYSEEGLDQLLLRMKN; this is translated from the coding sequence ATGGTAAAAATATCATGCAATAACTATGGATATGATTGTAGTTTTGAAATTAACGGCAATACTGATGAAGTAATAAAAAAATATCAAAAACACTCTTTTGATGAACATGGAATTGAGTACAGCGAGGAAGGACTTGATCAATTGCTTCTTAGAATGAAGAATTAA
- a CDS encoding ATP-binding protein, with protein MERDPVLRDLTEISVNALKDLELARKELKENDLQMQEMNKLANERVNEMSRVNQQLQDKISFVENMTKSIQEKNEHLQKELKITETEKINYGKLNAMLKEDLTKVIKKEKELSIKQIFLEKKVKEQAENLLKGEKMSIIGTFTSRLAHDIRNPLSKLKMSHDILCNSPNMPVLDKVKHQQRIESAISNMTHIIEDVLEFVRMSELDMKETSLKTIIQSSLEGITVPSSVKLEIKGDDKATLCDSRKLEAVFVNLLTNAVEAIRGKGHVTVKIMENEDDVEICFEDSGSGIIPSLQAKIFEPMFTTKQHGTGLGLAICKMIVEQHGGKLTYKNKPSTFSVHMPKINNSKMVAQ; from the coding sequence ATGGAAAGAGATCCAGTTTTACGTGATTTGACAGAAATCTCAGTCAATGCCTTAAAGGATTTAGAACTAGCAAGAAAAGAACTCAAAGAAAATGATCTTCAAATGCAAGAGATGAATAAATTAGCAAATGAACGAGTTAATGAAATGTCTAGGGTAAATCAACAACTGCAAGATAAAATCTCATTTGTGGAAAATATGACAAAATCCATACAGGAAAAAAATGAGCATCTGCAAAAGGAATTGAAAATTACCGAAACTGAAAAAATTAACTATGGTAAACTTAATGCAATGTTAAAAGAAGATCTCACAAAAGTAATTAAAAAAGAAAAAGAGCTTTCGATAAAACAAATTTTCCTAGAAAAGAAAGTAAAAGAACAAGCCGAGAATTTATTGAAAGGAGAAAAAATGTCCATAATTGGAACATTTACATCAAGATTAGCTCATGACATTAGAAATCCATTATCCAAATTAAAAATGTCACATGACATTTTATGTAATTCACCAAATATGCCAGTATTAGACAAAGTAAAACACCAACAAAGAATAGAATCTGCAATTTCTAACATGACTCATATCATTGAAGATGTTTTGGAATTTGTAAGAATGTCTGAACTTGATATGAAAGAGACTTCACTAAAAACAATTATTCAATCTAGTCTTGAAGGCATAACTGTACCATCATCTGTAAAATTAGAAATTAAAGGTGATGACAAGGCTACACTATGTGACTCTAGAAAATTAGAAGCAGTATTTGTTAATCTCTTGACCAATGCTGTTGAAGCGATTCGTGGTAAAGGACATGTGACTGTAAAAATTATGGAAAATGAAGATGATGTTGAAATATGTTTTGAAGATTCTGGTTCTGGTATAATCCCTAGTTTACAGGCCAAAATTTTTGAGCCAATGTTTACAACAAAACAACATGGAACTGGACTGGGATTGGCAATATGCAAAATGATCGTAGAGCAACATGGCGGCAAACTAACATACAAAAACAAGCCCTCTACATTTTCAGTACATATGCCAAAAATCAATAACTCTAAAATGGTGGCACAATAA
- a CDS encoding response regulator, producing MARKFPVVLLVDDSDAFRLFCRDAIKSSIKFIQILEAKDGIEGLRQYQLQKPDMILLDLKMPKLEGDKVLELIRKTDKITKIIVTSAYNSNQESINDLIKMGADSYVPKPMNRINLMKVITDVLAKGKMPGTNFTKSISAN from the coding sequence ATGGCAAGGAAATTCCCTGTAGTGTTGTTAGTAGATGATTCTGACGCATTTAGGTTATTTTGTAGAGATGCCATCAAATCTTCTATAAAATTCATTCAAATTCTTGAGGCCAAAGATGGAATAGAAGGGCTAAGACAATATCAATTACAAAAACCAGACATGATCTTGCTAGATTTAAAAATGCCTAAATTGGAAGGTGATAAAGTTTTAGAGCTAATTCGAAAAACTGATAAAATAACAAAAATTATTGTAACTTCTGCATACAACAGTAATCAAGAATCAATTAATGATCTAATTAAAATGGGTGCGGACAGCTATGTTCCAAAACCAATGAATAGAATTAATTTGATGAAAGTGATTACTGATGTTTTGGCAAAAGGGAAAATGCCTGGAACAAATTTTACTAAATCTATTTCTGCTAATTAA